A region of the Gopherus flavomarginatus isolate rGopFla2 chromosome 3, rGopFla2.mat.asm, whole genome shotgun sequence genome:
ACCCGCCCACTCCTGTAATatgcccataacctctggctaagTTACTAAAATCCTGAAATCTCGAttgaaagacttcaagttacagagaagtcACTATTTACAGTAactcaaaccagcaagtgacccaccctacggaggaaggtgaaaaaaacccagtgtctctgacctgggggaaaattccttcccgatcccaaatatagCAGTCAGTTACAACTGCAACAAGGTCATTAATTaacatgttaaataagattggtggCAAgtctgatccctgaggaactccgctAGTAATCTCCCTCCAGCTTGATAGTTCATGACTCATTGTAGTCTCCCACTTAACCAGTTCCTTACTCACCTTTCAGTTCTcttattaatccccatcttctccaatgtaACAAATAATACCCCATGTGGGACTGCTTtcctgaaatccaggtagattagatctttTCATTGTTTCATTTCTATTTCTGGGCACAACCTATTGTGCCTTTTGCATGGTTGGAAGGCGCACGCACTCTCTGTGAAAAGTAGCATTCAGAATGAGACTAATCCTTAGGCTCTCATGAATCACAGGAGGAAGCAACTGTAAAGAGTAGTAGCAAGGCTTGCCCAAGATCACTGTCCTTACTCATTTCTTCAAGTGCCGTGAGTAATCGTATTTACCAGGAattgtctgtctatctgtctctTCACAGCATTCTTTTGTGCCTATCTGGGAGCAGCTGTAGCCAATATGTTTTCCGTGGTAAGTTTTTAATAGCTCGGGGCCAACTAACAGGGAAGTGAGATGTGTTTCTGAAGACAGATTTATATCCTCAATATTTCGTTTCCTAATCTCCAATGTGGTGTAAACAGGTTATTTATACAGCGCCATCCAATCCCATTGAGCAGGCatcccagaactccaccagagcgggAACAGGTTTTGCCTCATGGAACAGTTGCACTgctcattaaaatatattataaataacttagaacttttcatcttcaaagtgcagGCACTACATGAACTAATCATCCCTCAAGGTAGGGCTCATTCTCCCTATTTTACAGCTGAAGACACTAAGGCCCCGCTCGTCAAAGGTATGTAGGCGCCTAACTCCcacaatgagagttaggcacctgaatgCCTTTGAGGATATaggactaagtgacttgcccaggtagACCACCTTAAGGACCTAGCCAGAGATTAATCCAGATGGCTCTCAATTTGCAAGGAAGCCAGGTCCCTTTGGGATTTGTCATGATGACAACAACAACTTGCCCAGGTGCTCATAAGGCGTTGGTGCAAGAACCAGGGCAGAGTTAATTTCCTGGCTTTTACTCCTGCATTCAGCTCTGTagcctgctggccacattctgcccCGCTTCACACTTGACCTCACTGGAGTTGCATAAGTATGACAGAGGGAAGGCGTTAGTCATACACCATTCTCGGTGCAGCCCATCCTCATCGTATGTGACAAGTCCCATAATGTTGTTATCATCCCACAAGCTTTGGTAAAGAGGAAAAAGGCACCTACCCACTTGGAAAACAAGACGCCTCTGAGAAGGCTCATCGCAGACCTAGCTTTGAATTATGTTTGGGGCTGGAGGATTAAGTTAAGAAGGGTCACAGAATGATTAAAATGATGAATATTCTCTTCTTTTCAGTTCGGATTAGCAGCGTTTACCTGGGCTTTTTGCTTGTCTGCATTCACCTTTCTGTTACTAAACACAAACATCTCCGCGATCTACAAGTTACCTCTCAACAAAGTCACTTACCCGGAAGCCAACCGAGTGTATTACCTCACGATGAAGAAGCAGTACTGGGTTTACGATGGCACCAGTGGTGCCATGGCTCTGGGCCCAAActcagaaggggccctggccagATCGATCCCCCAGCCAgctgagccagccaggaaagctgtctccacccctgctctgcccccaccccatctcttcccccctctgctccgcaccagccccacccccactccatcccctcccctgagctaTGTATCctgggggactgcagcaggggtcgggCACACCCTGCACTCAGcgggcggtgggaagtggagtgacctggctccagcccgctccactccgccagctcccagacatgccaccagtgagtgctgggTGGCAGTTACCTCCTACCCCCCAagtcccaaggctgggagccaggggatcAGAGCGGAGCAGGTGGGGGCCAAGTTActtcactttcccccaccctgtgaGTGCGGGGTCAGACCCACCCTGCAATCACCAGGTGGCAGGAAGTAGAGcaacccaaccccaccccactccgCTCCGCTGGCTCGTGCTGGATGGCGgtttacccccttccccccaagcctggggaggagatggagcagtggggaaggggcatgggatggggaagagaaggggatgggggaagctggagcaggggggaagcaggggcagaagggggtggggtggggagaagatggAGCAATGGCGAAGGGACATGGGATGGGCAAGAGAAGGGGATAAGGGaagtgggggtagggggaagggaggagatggtgtagtggggaaggggcatgggatggggaagagaaggagatgggggaagtggaggcagcggggaaggaagtgggtgggatggggaggagatgaagcATTGGGGAAGGGCATgagatggagaagagaagaggatgagggaagtgggggcaggggcggcagaggcagtggggaaggaagtgggtgggatgggaggagatggagcagtggggaagggcatgggatggggaaggggcatgggatggggaagagaaggggatggggcaAGCGAGGTTAGGGGAAGCGGGGGCCCAGCATGAGGATCCCCTTGGCAGAAGCTGGGGCTCCCTGTTAAGCAGGCTTatcaaaccctcaccctgacaaacCCCACCTCCTCTGTATCTGTACCACCCCAATGAGCCCCCCAGACACCCTCCCCACTGAGTCCCAAccacctgcacccccacccaaATGATCTGCACCTCCCCTGCACCTAGACCTCCCCGCTGAGCCCCaaacaccttcacctggatcccctgcagagtcccactgcCACTGCTCCTGGAACCCTCAATGAGCTTCTGTGCATCCAGACCTCCCACTGAGCGGCCTGCATCCAGACCTCCCACTGAGCGGCCagcacccagactgccccccaGAGAACTCTCCTAcccccacctggatccccccacactaagtccctctgcacttggatcctgctgccaggctgagcctgctCACCCACACCTGGTGGGTGTTTATGAGGAGCTTCTCCCAGGTGTGAGGAGGCCACATGGGAAAGAGCACAaaggtatttgaaaatgtaacaagtgggcaAAGAAGGTTGATACCTTGGGCCGACTGGTGGCAAGATTCAGCATTTTGAAACTGAATGAAAGAGGTGAGGCAGGGTTGGGATAtgctgtgaagggccttgaaagtaaaGTAAGTCAAGCACCAAAAGAGAAATATTCAAGGTGACCAGGCAGTATTTTCCTGCaaattttttattgatttttcaaACTGGAATATTTAAATATGAACAATGCTTCAAAAATCAGTTGAGAAATAATACTGTTTGCCATGCTTTACTTGCTAAAGCTCTGCACAGCATTTTGTGGTGTAAATAAAAAATTGCACATCTAGGTTTCAGGTTTTCATATATACATTTTCCTTCTCTGTTTAGTTGCAGCATTTTTTCCAAAGGCGCGCATTGTTTAAGTGATTGTAAAGATAGCAAATAGACTAGAAGTAAGTTATAAGTGAAAACAAGCAACAGAAAACTCAGCGGCTTTCCAGATTTTTAGGAGACTGTAGCCAATGACTGATGCAATATTTAGGGTTTGATTTTACAACTCAGACTCTATTTGTGCTCGTGCAGATTTACATCTGCAATTAATTGCATCTAAATTACAACAGTGCCACACAAATCAACGATTAGATGCCAAAGTGCTAGTGTTCGCACCTGCAGCTGTGAACATAGTTAGCTGATGGCACAGTTTTGTGCCTGAAGACCTGGACGCTGGGATGAGGTCCTTAATATCAGGGCATGAGTCCACTTCAATTCTCTTTGAAGTCAACAGGTCCCTTCAATGGGTATTGGATTGGGTCATATTTTGTCCTGAGAATGTGTATGTTTATATTTCTCTGTATATCTATATTCCTCTGGAAAATGTTAGCTATCACTGTTGAACTGAAATCTACCTTGTCAAGGGAATCTGCACCAGAGAAGGTAAAAACCACAGAGGAAAGGCAAAGACCAGATTTTACTGATATTGCAAAATCTAGAGAGTTATATGGAGCATACattttaaaggcctgatcctcagctggtggaaatcagccTCATTACATTGACTTTGAGGGAGTTATTTCAGTTTATACCAACTGAGAATCAGGGTTATTATAGCAATACTAAAGCAAGtcattcagaaaaaaattgaaatgaagtgTGTCGTCTTCAGTCATTCATAAGATCCTATATGTCGCTTTTAGTGAATTGTGCCTTAGACAATATATATCAAATACAGAACTGGCATTTGCCTCACTGTGACAAATAGTCTACTCCACACTGTATATATTAGACAGACTTTAATTTCAGACAAGTTACCACAGAAATGTTATCCAGGAATCCCTGCCATTCACTGTTGTATCTACACATACCTATTTTGTCATTGTTTCCCAGAACAACAAACAGCTTCATCCTTGCTTACAGAAGTAACTTACCTTATTACTGAAGCTACGTTGTTGTGTTTCTCTGTGTCATTTATACCAAATAAGCTGTACTTGAAGTTCACAAATTGTGCGAGTTTTCAAGCTGCCTTTGGCATTCTCATTTTTTCACACTGAAATATGAGCAATTGTGGAATTGTGAGAAATGTCTCCAGTATGAGGGAGCTGTTCACTCTGAGAGTTTTCTGTTCTCCTCCTTCTTACACAGCCCCCATAGCCGTCAATATCACATCACAAAAACCCCCAGCTGCATTAAAAAGTTACATTTGAATAAAATTAGAATGTTTGCATCAAGTTCTGCTTGATGACAAAAGGATTCCCATCTCCTCTCAAAAAACACAGATGCCAATTAATTAATTATGTGTCCCCTAATTCAGTCTCACATGTTCCCTCTGGCTCTTGTCCTACATCGGTTTAATTCTGCACCCCTACACTTCAGATCAGCTACCTCTGAGACCTCACCCTGCTCCTAACCCCACATAAATGACCTCTGCATCCTATCCTGAACAATAACCCCACATCAATGAAATTTGTGACACCCCCAACCAGTATCTGCTTCTGTCACCCACCACATCACCGCTCCTGCTGTCAGTTGGCGGTTCTTCAACAAACATCCAACCTCCTTCAGAAGAAGGGGGACACTTCTTCCTGCACCCCTAGTCTAAAGAGGCAGGTGAAGGCACTGACAGTCATTGAGTGTGAGTGGACACGGACCCAGCAAGGAACACAGCTGAGTCTGAGAATACAGAGATTAGTGTTTTGGTAGCACTCCAGCCCTTTGCCTACTGTGGGATGTAAGAGGAAATAGCCTGCTCTGCCTGCTGAGGCAGGAATCTACCCCTGGGGAAGTACCGTAAGTGCAGGAACCACCCAGGCTGGCTAAGTAGTTCCTAAATTCCACACCCCGTGCCAGGAAACTTCATTGGcagtgatgctctgtacctcgggggaacacccaacactcccatgttcatccttgtaaaatgattgtgtggtatccaatgtaaAGTTTGGCATGTTgtgtgtcttcagaaggctcatgatgcactgagcatggtttttatagtgatgttatagtaaggttataggttataatttcatgtatatagttatgaggctgaaaatgtatcctcatggcttaaagcaaacccaggcaaaaactctccaagaatagaggggcagttcacacctcatcagggcttGGACGGcagaaacccagcccagcctcacaggaacaaaggacgctggcctagccaacaacaaaagaatctgttagattCTCGAGTAAATCACCCCCCCTTCCTTTGTTCAGTTTGGGACTaggatgaggtaatgctcacctgactttgaagcgggggggcaaagccaagagggaagaaaggacatgataaaagggagagacatttgccatgctcttcctctctcttccacctacatctacaggcaccaccaccaagcaacgaaagcactgatcaaaggggagagcctggctgaagggcaaccagccagcctgaattgagaagcatctaagtttgtaagggcactgaaagtgttaagatcagcttagaatgcgttttgcttttatttcatttgaccaaatctgagttgttatgttttgacttataatcacttaaaatctatccttatagttaataaatctatttgtttattctacctgaagcagtgtgtttggtttgaagtgcaTCAGAGACTTCCCTTGGGATCACAAGCCTTGTACATATCAATTTCCtagttaaattgatgaactcatataagcttgcagcatccagcaggcataactggacactgccagACGGAGTTTCCTAGGATCATGTTTGAGGCCAGAGATATCAGCTAAGGTCGTTTGGTTGCACGATCCAAGGAGaaacttacatgccagaggctgtggtgAGTGGGGGTTTTACAGCAGAGCacggtaaggctggctcccagagtcaaggattggagtcaCCTAACACATcacagtccagataacaccagaggggaatgtcacacccTGAATTTCAAGAGGCGGGTGAAGGGACTGGGTGTCATTGAGTGTGAGTGGCACAGAGTCAGCAAGGAACACAGCTGGCTCTGAGAATACAGAATTAGTGTTTTGGTAGCACTCCAGTCCTTTGCATACTGGGAAGTGAGAGGAAATAGCCTGCTCTGCCTGCTGAGGCAGGAATCTACCCCTGGGGAAGTACCATAAGCTTAGAAACAACCCAGGCTGGGTTAAGTGGTTCCCAGATCCCATGCCCCATGCCTGAGAACTCCACTTGTCTCTCACTTGGCCTGAACCCCATTGGGACCCTTCCACTCCTTGCGGTCAGAGTGGCACTGGAACATTTttagtagtgggggtgctgaaagtgacccccttacccctgtccctcccccatccacaggctgggagcaaggctgtgccttggggaaggagggacCCGGACAGGGGAAAGGAGGCCAAGGCCACAGCTGGGGACGGGCATGGGGCCAGGAACGGAGCCCCAGGCAGgcgccggcagccaggaccccacgTGTGGGGCCAAGAGCAGAGGCTCAGCTGTGGAGCCGGGCACGTGGCCCCGGGCACAGAGCCAACAGCCGGAAAGCTGGGCCGGCAGCCTGGGCCCCAGGAGCAGAGACccgggcacagggctgggagtggggcgggCCGTGGGAGCAAAAACCGGGGAGCGGAGGTGGAGCTGGTAACCGAGCCTCACGTAAGATGAGAGTTTGGGGAGCAGAGTGCGGGCGGACGACTAGGAGCAGGGCACAGGCACAGGAAACACCCCCAGGTTTTATGTGCGGAGCCAGCGGCAGGGGAGCGGGGCACGGGGCCTGCATAAAACCTAGGggtcctgcagcaccccctgcatccCTACTTCCCATGTCCATGCTTAGGGAGGCAGGAATAAGCCCCAGAAACAAAGGCTTCCAGAACAGCTTAATCAgaacagagtaggcaacgaggtttgttaACACCACTTGCCGTCACATACAACCCCTacctaaaacctctccagcacatcattaatgatctataacctatcctggaaaatgatccctcactctcacagaccttgggagacaggccagtcctcgcttacagacagccccccaacctgaagcaaatactcaccagcaactacacaccacagaacaaaaacactaacctagtaaccaatccctgtaataaacctcgttgcctactctgtccccatatctactctagtgacaccatcataggacctaaccacatcagccacaccatcagaggctcattcacctgcacatccactaatgcgatatatgccatcacatgccagcaatgcccctctgccatgtacattggccagaccgggtagtctctacgcaaaagaataaatgaacacaaattggacatcagggatggtaacatacaaaagccagtaggacagaggtgggcaaactttttggcccaagggccacattggggtttcAAAACCCTATGGAGGGCCGCGTAGGGAAGActctgcctccccaaacagccccctcccacttcccgccccctgactgccgccctcggaACCTCCAACCCATCtaatccccctgctccttgtcccctgaccgcgtCTTACTGGGACCTCTGCCGCTAATcaccccccgggatcccaccccctatccaaccctcctgctcccagttacctgacccctatccacaccccagtTCCCAACAAGCCCCGCGAgatcccatgcctatccaaccccgccccctgttccccatcccctgactgccacccACCCGCAGAacctctgcctcatccaaccacctcctgctccctgtcccctgactgcctcccagtaCCCCCCatcccttatccaaccctcccagcccctttaccatgccgctcagagcagcatgtctggcagccgcgCCACCAGGCCGGAGCTAGACATGCTGCTACTGTGCTCAGCAGGATCtcagagccccgccacccagagcgctgcccgggagctcaagggccaggcaggacggatccatgggccagatgtggcccccaggTCGTAGTTTGCACACCTctcctgtaggagaacacttcaatctccctggacattctataacagatttaaaagtagccatacttgaacaaaaaagcttcaggagacagaaactgcagaactaaaattcatcttcaaacttaacaccattaatttgggcttgaatagggactgggagtgtctAGCTTACTACAAAAGCAAGtttccctctcctggaattgacacctcctcatcaattactgggagtggactacatccattctgattgaattggccctgtcaacactggttctccacttgtgaggtaacttccttctcttcgtgtgtcagtataataatgtctgcatctgtaattttcactccatgcatctaaagaagttttacccacaaaagcttatgctcaaataaatcagttagtctttaaagtgccaccagactccttgttgtttttttggatacaaactaacacattTACCCCCGATACTTTAATAATACGATATCACCACATGTAATCAGTTGATGTAACTGATTATTCCTGGAGTTtaacactccctgccccaggttaATTCCTGGGGTTCTCCCTTTGGGATATCTGGACCCTCATTGTCATAGGAGTCCATATTaccagcagccccagcccctcagccCCAAACAGGACATCTTCTGCCCCGGAACTGGCCACAGAAGCAATGCTGGAACCACAAGCTCTCAAAAGTCACAAGCCAGACACCATAAATCATGAGTTTaggttaaaaaataaagaaaacctgAAGTTGCATTTCTTTCGGTCTGTCTTTTGCTTTTCAACTTCCCCCTGCACAGCTCCAAAGGGTTTGGCTGCCAGTTACTGGTGCTCACATGTCCAGATGTATTGAGTCAAGGCCTTTTCAGctcctgctgcaggagctctcaccccAACATCTGCCCATCTCCTGCCCAGTAAATAATTCTGCTCCCACTCAGGTTCTTTCTGATCAGCTTACCTGCTGCCCTTCGTCCATTCAGCCCTCACCTCCCTgccagcctcacctctgctcctacTAAGGTTCTCCACCTCCTCTCCGAGGCCAGAGGGGAGGTGCAGCAGGGTCCTCTTGTGACATTCTATATCTTGGGGGAGCactctgtaacccccatattcctcatttatatatacAGTAATTTAGcttgcatataaagcaggctgtgtgaggtatcaggggaaaggttatgatctgctgaaagtcatttttctatccaaatatgtatatcatcaatgcatatgaagttatgagactgtgttgtatggttgtcactaaaatacGCTGTGAgtttgggaggtgctcagatactagctctccagaAACAATGACAAAGGAGGTAACCAATACCTGTGTGGATGCTGAACAGTCATTGTCCAGCAaaggagctacaattcaatggcTCACCTGCATAAGGTCACGCCAGGGGAATTGTTCAgccttgcctggggactcagcaatgcccaccagatatgcctggacttgtgttctacaAGAACATGGGACTGAGCGTATAAAGCAGAacacagtggccacatgctgggcctttctcctgccctCACTGATGCTGCAAACAACGAGGACactctgaagactccaacagaggggactggcccaggtttcaagggtgaaacctgtgtactatgaactgcaataaCCACTAGGGTgcgaaaaactgcttaatctagatgttgccgaGTCTAAtaggttgagagtttagactgcatgcttatattttcttttcttttggcaaCTAACTCTGACGTTTTgcctatcccttataatcacttaagatctatcttttgtagtcaataaacttcTTTACTGTTGAATGCTTCCGccaatgtgcacaggcagaaattgtggaaaaacaacataatttgcctcataacctaagtcgtgcagaacgcaatggcatccacagcctcagaaaccaccctgacattatcatcaaagaggctgatgaaggaggtgctgttgtcatcatgaacagtctgactaccaaaaggaggccgccagacaactttccaacaccaaattctacaggccacttccctcagatcccactgaggaatacacgaagaaactgcaacatctactcaggacactccctatactaacaccggaacaaatcaacatagccttagagccccgaccagggttattctatctactacccaagatccacaaacccggaaatcctggactccccatcatctcgggcattggcactctcactgaaggactgtctggatatgtggactctctactcagaccctatgccatcagcactcccagctatctccgtgacaccactgatttcctgaggaaactacaat
Encoded here:
- the LOC127046497 gene encoding urea transporter 2-like isoform X5, which translates into the protein MTCPWSPRSLYHRSSIAAGLHGYNGVLVGLLIAVLSDKGNFYWWLLLPVAAVSMTCPVFSSALGSIFSRWDLPVFTLPFNAALTLYSAATGHYNLFFPTVLTKPATSVPNITWSTIDVPKLLQSIPVGVGQVYGCDNPWTGGIFLVALFISSPLICLHAAIGSAVGMLAALSLAAPFSNIYAGLWSYNSCLACIAIGGMFYALTWQTHLLAIACAFFCAYLGAAVANMFSVFGLAAFTWAFCLSAFTFLLLNTNISAIYKLPLNKVTYPEANRVYYLTMKKQYWVYDGTSGAMALGPNSEGALARSIPQPAEPARKAVSTPALPPPHLFPPLLRTSPTPTPSPPLSYVSWGTAAGVGHTLHSAGGGKWSDLAPARSTPPAPRHATSECWVAVTSYPPSPKAGSQGIRAEQVGAKLLHFPPPCECGVRPTLQSPGGRK